The Solea senegalensis isolate Sse05_10M linkage group LG9, IFAPA_SoseM_1, whole genome shotgun sequence genome has a segment encoding these proteins:
- the LOC122774088 gene encoding extracellular matrix protein 1-like: protein MGSLWPLFCSTVLLLVSLSSAFSDEQREVTFDLDMQDLEGPDPMDMLQRVVEPEFDLSKILNGVFRPTALTPGEHQPRLNPRSNGGPPSLDYPVQFPLARPTLDNLDAICLHSDRRPRYPDSYFPASGFGQLKRKASAVNKAESWFGTCCERNQTRQRPREVTLCCVTKAWEMSLRSFCKEDSSVKNRVYHCCHIRGSNMLDCFNNNAQNPNYEATEEIPVPPLHSNARFTFNPNSCPRTVMTPRENRGEEKPPPASPKTNINFPPGQPTAETIESVCHNQKLRPLYSMCLSGSGYELLSRQAKTVNRIERGFKLCCKKKKKEVLNCAQHKWHDELNKFCSIKKGGKLDFHCCLNGDEYNQHTCFQNISPDPYYNKTTEDVTLDKICATHKIIKKKFPVGVPLKGFVDQCCPLSEEELSICTMQKLKEVSSSVCSSGRASSPAVRRCCRMPAQEIPQCVSKLLLDAISKATKLSQKRRKKICPIS, encoded by the exons ATGAGCAGCGTGAAGTCACTTTTGATCTTGACATGCAAG ATCTAGAAGGACCAGATCCAATGGACATGCTGCAGAGAGTGGTGGAGCCAGAGTTTGATCTCTCTAAGATCCTCAATG GGGTTTTCAGACCGACTGCTTTGACACCAGGAGAAC ATCAACCACGTCTGAACCCACGTTCCAATGGTGGTCCTCCCAGTCTGGACTACCCCGTTCAGTTTCCTCTCGCCCGCCCGACCCTCGACAATCTCGACGCCATCTGTCTCCACAGTGACCGTCGTCCTCGCTACCCAGACTCTTACTTTCCTGCCTCTGGGTTTGGTCAGCTGAAGCGTAAGGCCAGTGCTGTTAATAAGGCAGAGTCCTGGTTTGGCACATGCTGTGAGAGGAACCAGACGAGGCAGAGGCCGAGGGAAGTGACATTATGTTGTGTCACAAAAGCA TGGGAGATGTCACTCAGGTCTTTCTGTAAGGAGGATTCATCAGTGAAGAACCGTGTGTATCACTGCTGCCATATAAGAGGCAGCAACATGCTCGACTGCTTCAACAACAATGCTCAAAACCCAAACTATGAAGCAACAGAAGAGATCCCGGTGCCACCACTGCACTCTAATGCCAGATTCACCTTCAACCCCAACAGTTGTCCGAG GACAGTGATGACTCCAAGAGAAAACCGAGGAGAGGAGAAGCCTCCACCTGCTTCCCCCAAAACTAACATCAACTTTCCTCCTGGACAACCCACTGCAGAGACCATTGAATCAGTGTGTCACAACCAGAAGCTGCGTCCCCTCTATAGTATGTGCCTGTCAGGTTCTGGCTATGAGTTGTTGTCACGTCAGGCGAAGACCGTTAATCGCATTGAGAGGGGATTCAAACTGTgctgcaagaagaagaagaaagaagtgcTTAACTGTGCCCAACACAAG tgGCATGATGAGCTTAACAAGTTTTGCTCAATTAAGAAGGGTGGAAAGCTTGATTTCcactgctgtttgaatggtgacGAATATAATCAACACACCTGCTTCCAAAACATTTCCCCTGACCCTTACTATAATAAGACCACAGAGGATGTCACTCTTGACAAAATCTGTGCCACTCACAAGATCATCAAGAAGAA ATTCCCTGTGGGTGTTCCTCTCAAAGGCTTTGTTGATCAATGCTGCCCCCTGTCGGAAGAAGAGCTCAGCATTTGCACCATGCAAAAG CTTAAGGAAGTGTCAAGCTCTGTGTGTTCCTCTGGAAGAGCCTCTTCTCCAGCTGTCCGTCGCTGTTGCCGCATGCCTGCGCAAGAAATCCCCCAGTGTGTCTCTAAACTTCTCTTGGATGCCATCAGCAAAGCAACTAAACTCtcacagaagaggaggaagaaaattTGCCCAATCTCCTAA